A part of Oncorhynchus gorbuscha isolate QuinsamMale2020 ecotype Even-year linkage group LG09, OgorEven_v1.0, whole genome shotgun sequence genomic DNA contains:
- the LOC124042711 gene encoding lens fiber membrane intrinsic protein-like: MYSFMGGGLFCAMVGNILLVVSTATDYWMQYRLSGSFAHQGLWRYCMSGKCYMQTDSIAYWNATRAFMILSGMSCFAGIIAGILSFAHFSAFERFNRSFAAGIMFFVSTLFVLLAMAIYTGVTVNFLGKRFGDWRFSWSYILGWVALLMTFFAGIFYMCAYRMHECRRGGGPTR; the protein is encoded by the exons ATGTACAGCTTCATGGGAGGGGGCCTGTTCTGTGCCATGGTGGGGAACATCCTGCTGGTGGTCTCCACAGCAACAGACTACTGGATGCAGTACCGTCTGTCGGGCAGCTTCGCCCACCAGGGCCTGTGGAGGTACTGCATGTCGGGAAAGTGTTACATGCAGACGGACAGCATCG CATATTGGAATGCCACCCGGGCCTTTATGATCCTGTCAGGGATGTCGTGCTTTGCGGGCATCATCGCAGGCATCCTCTCCTTCGCCCACTTCTCCGCCTTCGAGAGGTTCAACCGTTCCTTTGCTGCAGGGATCATGTTTTTCGTCTCCA CCTTATTTGTTCTTCTGGCAATGGCCATCTACACGGGTGTGACAGTGAACTTTCTGGGCAAGCGTTTCGGTGACTGGCGTTTCTCTTGGTCCTACATATTGGGCTGGGTGGCACTGCTCATGACCTTCTTTGCAG GGATATTTTACATGTGCGCCTACAGAATGCATGAATGTAGGAGAGGAGGCGGCCCTACAcgctag